One Apostichopus japonicus isolate 1M-3 chromosome 14, ASM3797524v1, whole genome shotgun sequence genomic window carries:
- the LOC139979739 gene encoding kelch-like protein 5 isoform X3, which yields MEHFVMVTQNQEFLMLHSDDVRHLLASDDLNVPSEETVYHALLAWAKNDLVHRKKDLSQLLAEIRLPLLSPQFLSDTVDSESLIKENTRCQRLVMEAMKYHLLPERRPQLQNTRTKPRKSTVGDLFIVGGMDNPKGATVVERFDLRTSSWSSVTHMKSRRLQFGAVAIEGRILLVGGRDGLKTLNSVESFHPKTKTWSMLPPMNTHRHGLGVAVLEGPVYAVGGHDGWSYLATVERYDPINQQWDFVPQMSSPRSTMGVAVLQNKLYAVGGRDGSACLRTVELYDPHINRWSLCAPMSKRRGGLGVIACGGCLYAIGGHDTPASQEASRQLSSVERYDPRADVWCGVAPMSICRDSVAVAVLGDQIYAAGGFDGTNYVNTVECYDPIAGNWSLSTPLSGSRAGGCLVQLDMR from the exons ATG GAACACTTTGTGATGGTAACTCAAAACCAGGAGTTTCTCATGCTGCATTCTGATGATGTTCGCCACCTCTTAGCTAGTGATGATTTGAACGTGCCCAGTGAAGAGACAGTGTACCATGCCCTCCTAGCGTGGGCCAAGAATGACCTCGTCCACAGAAAGAAGGACCTATCTCAACTTTTAGCTGAGATTCGTCTCCCGCTTCTCTCCCCTCAG TTTTTAAGTGATACTGTTGATAGTGAAAGTCTTATAAAAGAGAATACCCGTTGCCAAAGACTGGTTATGGAAGCGATGAAGTACCATCTTTTACCGGAACGCCGGCCACAGCTCCAAAATACTCGCACCAAGCCTAGAAAGTCTACAGTGGGTGATCTCTTTATAGTCGGTGGCATGGATAATCCGAAAG GTGCCACTGTAGTGGAAAGATTTGACCTGAGGACAAGTTCATGGTCGAGTGTCACCCATATGAAGAGCCGTAGGTTACAGTTTGGAGCTGTAGCCATCGAAGGGAGAATCTTGCTGGTCGGAGGCCGAGACGGATTGAAAACTCTGAATAGTGTCGAGAGCTTCCATCCCAAGACTAAAACATGGAGTATGCTTCCACCCATGAATACACACAGACATGGGCTTG GTGTTGCAGTATTAGAAGGTCCCGTATATGCTGTTGGAGGCCATGATGGCTGGAGTTACCTAGCAACCGTGGAACGTTATGACCCTATCAATCAACAGTGGGACTTTGTGCCACAGATGTCTTCTCCCAGAAGTACCATGGGTGTTGCTGTTTTGCAAAACAA ACTGTATGCTGTAGGTGGCAGGGATGGTAGTGCTTGCCTCAGGACCGTGGAGCTCTATGACCCACACATCAATCGTTGGTCCCTGTGTGCTCCCATGTCCAAGAGAAGAGGAGGACTGGGTGTGATAGCGTGCGGGGGTTGTCTCTATGCTATCGGAGGACACGACACTCCTGCTAGTCAGGAAGCATCCCGGCAACTCAGTAGTGTTGAAAG GTATGACCCCAGAGCAGATGTTTGGTGTGGTGTGGCACCCATGAGCATCTGTAGGGACTCTGTTGCTGTTGCAGTCTTGGGAGATCAGATATATGCTGCTGGGGGATTTGACGGCACAAATTATGTCAATACAGTCGAATGCTATGATCCTATAGCTGGCAATTGGTCATTG TCCACACCACTGAGCGGCTCGCGGGCTGGTGGATGTTTGGTTCAGCTGGATATGAGGTAA